The Agromyces sp. G08B096 DNA window CGGGCGAGACGCCGACGGCCGCCGCGGTGTAGACGACGGGCTCCTCGCCCTCCTCCGCCTCGGTCGCGAGGGGGTCGATGGGCGCGGCGCCGGGGGCATCCAACCCGCCGAGGAAGATCCGGCCCGTGTCGGTCCGGTAGACGACGTAGCGTCCGGCCGCGCTGACCTCGCGCGTGCCGGCGGGCGTCGGGTCGGCCACGGCGGCGGGCCCGGCGTCCGAGACGGGCGCCACGGATGCCCCGCCGCCCGTGCCGGCCTCGGCCCCGGCATCCGCCTCGCCGCTCTGCCCGCCCACGAGATCGAGCGGGGCCGCGGGGTCGAGGGCCCACCGCTGCCGAAGGCCGCCCGAGTACACGACCCCGGCGGCGCCGGACTGCACCACGGTGGTGGGGTCGTCGACCGACCGCACGGTGTCGAGCTCGGCGAGCTCCGTGTTGACGCGGGCGTAGCGTCCGTCGTCGCGGGTGACCCAGACGGATGACTCGAGCCGGGGCACCTCCTGCGACTCGTACCCCGTCGCGACGACGGCGAGCGTGGCGACCACGCCGACCGCGGCGATCCCGGCGACCGCGGCGATGATCGGGGCGCGCCGTCGGGCGGAGCGCTCGGCGGCGGCTCGCATCAGATGACCCCGAGCACGCGGGCCACGATGAACCCGCCGACGACGAGCGTGACCGCGACGCCGGCGCCGATGAGACCGGCGGCCACGCCGCCGAGGCTCCGGCGGCTCGCGGCGACCGGCAGGCCGTCGCGGTCGGTGCTGCCGGGCTCGATGCGCTTGGAGAGCCGGGTCGCCCGCCGGGAGTCGGGCTGCACGGTGGTGACGACGGGCCCGCGGAACGAGGAGTCGGAGAAGCGCACGGGGGCCGCGCCGGCCCACTCGGGCGAGATGACCTCGAACGGCGTCGGCGGGAGGCCGAGCTCTGCCTGCACCTGGCGGAGCCGCTCGGCGAACGCGGCCATGCTCGGGTAGCGCTTCTGCGGGTCGCGCGCCATCGCGGTCGACAGGAGCTGGTCGACCTGGGCCGGCATGCCGGGGATGGGCAGGGGCGTGTACCCCGCCTTGACGATGCGGCGGGTGAGCTGCTCGCGCGTGTTCCGCGACCGGTCGGCGACCTCGAAGGGGCTGCGCCCGGCGAGCAGGGTGTAGAGCGTCGCGCCGAGGCTCCACACCTCGGCGGCGACCGAGCCCGACACCTCTTCCTTCAGCACCTCGGGCGCGCTCCACGGCACGCTCATGGCGAAGACCTCCGCCTCGCCGGCTTCCGCGGCCCGGGCCGCGGCGATGCCGAAGTCGGCGAGCACGGGGGCGCCGAGCGCGTTGACGAGCACGTTCGAGGGCTTGATGTCGCGGTGGAGGAGGCCCGAGCGGTGCGCCGTCTCGAGGGCTCCCGCGAGGCGCACCCCGGTGTCGAGCGCCTCGGGCAGCGACAGCGGCTGCCGCTTCGCGCGCGCGCCCATGGTGTCGGGGCAGTACTCCATGGCGAGGTACGGCCGGCCGTCGGCCGAGACCGATGCCTGGTAGATGGTGACGATGGCCGGATGCGCCGAGAGCCGGGCCGAGACATCCGCCTCGGCGTTGAACGCGCGCCGCACCTCGGGGTCGAGCGCGTCGGCGAGCAGCACCTTCACGGCGGCGAGGCGGCGGGGCATGTCCTGCTCGTAGAGGAAGACATCGGCGAAGCCGCCGGCGCCGAGCGGCCGCACGTAGGCGTAGCCGGCGAGCACGGGCGGCGTCGCCGTCATCCGTCTCGCCACGATCTGGTCCTCCCCGTTCAGCCGGGGCTGACCGGACCCGACGTGCTCGCGGGCAAGTATAACCGGGCGGAGAACTCCCTCCGAGTCGCGGTCGAGCTCCGTCCCGACCGCGTCATGGGGGCCCGATCAGGCGAGCGGCCGCTCCAGCACGAAGTCGTCCTCGACGCGGTCGCCCACGGTGAAGTGCTTGCGGCCGACGACCTCGAAGCCGCGCTTGCGGTAGAAGCGGATCGCGCGCTCGTTCTCCTCGTTGACGCCGAGCCAGCAGACCGCGGCCCCGGTCGCCGCGGCGACGTCGAGGGCGGCCGTCATGAGCGGCGCGGCCACGCCGGCGCCGTGCGTCGCTCGCCGCGTGTAGAACTTGCTGAGCTCGATGGCCGGCCGCGCGGTCACCGCCGCCGCGGCGTCGGCGTCGGCGGGCTCCCCGGAGACGAGCATCGCGTACCCGACGAGCGTGCCCTCGGCGTCGACGGCGACGAGCACGGCGCGATCGGGGTCGGCGAGGTAGCCCTCGAAGTGCGCAGGCTGGAAGGTGCGCGCGATGAAGTCGGCCACCGCCTCCGGCGTCGTGTGCGGCGGGCACGCGAGCGGGAACGTCTCGGCCGCGAGATCGGCGAGCGCGGGCACGTCCGCCGGGTCGGCGGCACGGATCAGCAGGTCGGACACGAAGGCCGATTCTTCCAGAGCGGTGCCCGCCGGTGCGAGGATCGCCCCATGGACGCCATCAGGGGGGTCGTCGCCCGCAGCGACGACGGCAGATCCTTCAGCATCGCGGATGCCTCGGGCACGGGCCTCGTCGCGGGAGCGCTCGTCGTGCTCTCCGACGACGGCGGCCGCCAGCTCGCGGTCGTCGAAGCGCTCACCGACGGCGCGGCGCCCGCGCTGCGCGGGCGTCTGCTCGGCGAACTGGGCGACCCCGGCGACGCCCGGCTCGACGTGCGCTCGAGTCATCCGTTCGAATCGGCCGCGGTCGCCGCGGTCGACGAGGCGACCGTCGAAGTGCTGCACCGCACGACCGGTGCGCTGCTCGAGGTCGGCACGGCGCTGACGGCACCGGGCGGCGCCGCACGCCTGCTGCCGACCCGCTTCAACCGGCACACGTTCTGGTGCGGGCAGAGCGGCTCGGGCAAGACGTACGCGCTCGGGGTCGTGCTCGAGCAGCTCATCGCGCACACCGCGCTGCCCGTCGTCGTGTTCGACCCGAAC harbors:
- a CDS encoding N-acetyltransferase; protein product: MSDLLIRAADPADVPALADLAAETFPLACPPHTTPEAVADFIARTFQPAHFEGYLADPDRAVLVAVDAEGTLVGYAMLVSGEPADADAAAAVTARPAIELSKFYTRRATHGAGVAAPLMTAALDVAAATGAAVCWLGVNEENERAIRFYRKRGFEVVGRKHFTVGDRVEDDFVLERPLA
- a CDS encoding serine/threonine-protein kinase, giving the protein MARRMTATPPVLAGYAYVRPLGAGGFADVFLYEQDMPRRLAAVKVLLADALDPEVRRAFNAEADVSARLSAHPAIVTIYQASVSADGRPYLAMEYCPDTMGARAKRQPLSLPEALDTGVRLAGALETAHRSGLLHRDIKPSNVLVNALGAPVLADFGIAAARAAEAGEAEVFAMSVPWSAPEVLKEEVSGSVAAEVWSLGATLYTLLAGRSPFEVADRSRNTREQLTRRIVKAGYTPLPIPGMPAQVDQLLSTAMARDPQKRYPSMAAFAERLRQVQAELGLPPTPFEVISPEWAGAAPVRFSDSSFRGPVVTTVQPDSRRATRLSKRIEPGSTDRDGLPVAASRRSLGGVAAGLIGAGVAVTLVVGGFIVARVLGVI